A single ANME-2 cluster archaeon DNA region contains:
- a CDS encoding DUF89 family protein, translating to MKINPRCVHCLLSRVHYQALLLTDDADTVNAAVTAGLDALQRTYRPGEAAARISTAVHRSAYRAMGDRDPYLEKKVLSRELAKEIMPLARSLVGDGISVEGFRRAVVAATIGNTLDFGVDGFDVNEHDFKAEFRRLFDRGLAVDDTDRLLPLLDNVVYIADNSGEVLLDTLVIEQIKGMGGRVTLVVRGAPMLNDATMEDVEIHGIEAQVDRVLTTGSNAIGVCLDEAPSELVEAFGKASLIISKGMANYETMSEYGYRPIVYLLRTKCQAVADDMGLDTDILVVRLVL from the coding sequence TTGAAGATAAATCCCAGGTGTGTACATTGTCTCCTCTCAAGGGTCCATTACCAGGCCCTGTTGCTGACCGATGACGCCGACACGGTAAATGCTGCAGTAACGGCCGGCCTGGATGCATTGCAGCGCACCTACCGGCCGGGGGAGGCGGCAGCCAGGATATCCACAGCAGTTCACCGCAGCGCCTACCGGGCAATGGGTGACCGTGACCCGTATCTGGAAAAGAAAGTGTTGAGCAGGGAACTTGCAAAGGAAATAATGCCCCTGGCACGCTCGCTTGTGGGTGATGGAATATCTGTTGAAGGTTTCCGCCGTGCTGTTGTGGCCGCCACCATAGGCAACACCCTTGATTTCGGAGTGGACGGATTCGATGTGAACGAGCATGATTTCAAAGCTGAGTTCAGGCGGCTGTTCGACCGGGGTCTTGCGGTAGATGATACTGACAGGTTATTGCCGCTACTGGATAATGTGGTATATATTGCAGATAACAGCGGGGAGGTGCTGCTGGATACCCTGGTCATTGAACAGATAAAGGGCATGGGAGGCAGGGTGACGCTCGTTGTGCGCGGTGCGCCCATGCTGAATGATGCTACTATGGAAGACGTGGAGATACATGGTATTGAGGCACAGGTCGACCGGGTGCTTACCACCGGGTCGAACGCCATAGGTGTGTGCCTGGACGAGGCTCCGTCTGAACTGGTCGAGGCTTTTGGAAAGGCATCCCTTATCATCAGCAAGGGTATGGCTAATTATGAGACCATGTCTGAATATGGTTACAGGCCGATTGTCTATTTGCTGCGGACCAAATGCCAGGCAGTGGCAGATGACATGGGGCTGGATACTGACATTCTGGTGGTCAGGCTTGTTTTGTAA
- a CDS encoding glycosyltransferase family 4 protein has product MRSITSIMTTVNYVIDNGLVNRLTTQRKWLDSYIPSVVRRIKEQGINVVFDSESDFDVMHIHIPMTLAYRLSMSNNNGSHKPSIFHGHMTEDTFFVGSKVKYFIRRWFRSIAQRSDVILCPSVSAAEYYRNILPDADIRQLNYGIDLDRYAYSYQERLAFRQRYGIEEDRTVVSCVGGVLQRKGIDDFCDIATRFPDMLFMWVGGSFYKNRGMNSLYGMISRENSMDVAKVPENVLFTDYTLDVPAALSASDIFFFPSRHETQGLALVEAAANSRPIVARDLPVFREWLTHGHDCLVGTNVDEFTALIRSLANDRELADRIGKEACRSARKHHDIDRASASLARIYRELA; this is encoded by the coding sequence ATGAGAAGTATAACCTCTATCATGACAACAGTCAACTATGTTATCGATAATGGCCTGGTAAATAGATTGACCACGCAGCGAAAATGGCTTGATTCCTATATACCTTCGGTGGTGAGGCGTATAAAGGAACAGGGGATTAATGTTGTATTTGACAGTGAATCGGATTTTGATGTTATGCACATCCATATTCCCATGACACTTGCCTACCGCCTGTCAATGAGTAACAATAATGGCAGCCACAAACCTTCCATATTCCACGGTCACATGACCGAAGATACATTTTTTGTTGGCAGTAAGGTCAAGTATTTTATCAGGCGGTGGTTCAGGAGCATTGCACAGAGGTCAGATGTCATCCTGTGCCCATCAGTATCGGCAGCAGAATATTATCGCAACATTCTTCCTGATGCAGATATCAGGCAGTTGAATTACGGCATTGACCTTGACAGGTATGCGTATTCATACCAGGAGAGGCTTGCATTCAGGCAGCGCTACGGCATTGAAGAAGACAGGACTGTCGTATCCTGTGTGGGCGGCGTACTACAGCGCAAAGGTATTGATGATTTCTGTGATATCGCCACTCGTTTTCCCGATATGCTCTTTATGTGGGTAGGCGGCAGTTTCTATAAAAACAGAGGTATGAACAGTTTATACGGCATGATATCCCGGGAGAACAGCATGGATGTTGCAAAGGTGCCAGAAAATGTCTTATTTACGGATTATACACTTGATGTACCGGCAGCCCTCTCAGCAAGCGATATTTTCTTTTTCCCGTCCCGGCATGAGACCCAGGGGCTTGCCCTGGTGGAAGCTGCGGCCAATTCGCGCCCGATAGTCGCCAGGGACCTGCCCGTGTTCAGGGAGTGGTTGACCCACGGTCACGACTGTCTTGTGGGAACGAACGTGGATGAGTTTACAGCGCTTATAAGATCACTGGCCAATGACAGGGAACTGGCAGACAGAATTGGTAAAGAAGCATGCCGGTCGGCCAGGAAACATCATGACATTGACAGGGCATCCGCATCACTGGCTAGGATTTACCGGGAACTGGCATGA
- a CDS encoding glycosyltransferase family 4 protein has translation MSVINYITDENTVNRLTNNKAWLGTYIPEVTKRLEKIGFDIVFDSQEHFDLMHIHMPLYRAYRLINDSKREDFPIIYHGNATEDTFSVGRGTKHLLRKWFKKIAGHSDLIICPSRSAEEYYRELLPGHAIMQLNYGINLDKYLYSDEARAAFRKQYGIGEDEVVVTCVGGLSVRKGIKEFINISRRHSEFRFMWVGGEYTQHPGIDLFYSMFAREGDFRAEDVPDNILLTGYTHDVPGALSASDIFFFPSKQETQGLALVEAAACGLPIVTRDLPVFREWLSPGHDCLMGSTEQEFEMNIVKLASDTALRTQLGTEALKSAQAHHDIEKTASRLGVIYRELLQS, from the coding sequence ATGTCCGTTATTAACTATATTACTGACGAGAATACGGTAAACAGGCTGACAAATAACAAAGCCTGGCTTGGAACCTATATACCTGAAGTGACAAAGAGACTGGAAAAAATTGGATTTGACATCGTTTTTGATAGCCAGGAACATTTTGACCTGATGCATATACACATGCCGTTATACCGGGCCTATCGATTAATAAATGATAGTAAACGGGAAGACTTTCCCATCATTTACCACGGCAACGCCACAGAAGATACCTTCAGTGTGGGCAGGGGTACCAAACATTTGTTAAGGAAATGGTTCAAAAAGATAGCCGGTCATTCTGACCTTATTATATGTCCGTCCAGGTCGGCAGAAGAATATTACCGGGAACTTTTGCCTGGCCATGCTATCATGCAGTTGAACTACGGGATTAATCTGGACAAGTATCTTTATTCGGATGAAGCCCGGGCAGCTTTCCGGAAACAGTATGGTATCGGGGAAGATGAGGTGGTGGTTACCTGCGTGGGTGGTCTGTCGGTTCGAAAGGGAATAAAGGAATTCATCAACATTTCAAGGAGACATTCCGAGTTTCGATTCATGTGGGTGGGCGGGGAATATACCCAGCATCCTGGTATTGACCTCTTTTACAGTATGTTTGCAAGGGAGGGGGATTTCAGGGCCGAAGACGTACCTGACAATATCCTGTTGACAGGATATACGCACGATGTGCCTGGAGCGTTATCTGCCAGTGACATTTTTTTCTTTCCATCCAAACAGGAAACCCAGGGTCTTGCACTGGTTGAGGCGGCTGCATGTGGTCTCCCTATTGTCACCAGGGATTTGCCTGTGTTCAGGGAATGGCTCAGCCCGGGGCATGACTGCCTGATGGGCTCTACCGAACAGGAGTTTGAGATGAATATAGTGAAACTTGCCAGTGATACTGCTTTGAGGACGCAGCTTGGCACAGAGGCCCTGAAATCTGCACAAGCACATCATGATATTGAAAAGACAGCATCAAGACTGGGTGTGATATACAGGGAATTGTTGCAGTCATAG